The Phoenix dactylifera cultivar Barhee BC4 chromosome 17, palm_55x_up_171113_PBpolish2nd_filt_p, whole genome shotgun sequence genome contains a region encoding:
- the LOC103706419 gene encoding general transcription and DNA repair factor IIH helicase subunit XPB1 encodes MAGDGERGRPSKKLKISSKSPQIVEDDDIGHYADDFDEDSREEERDTKKRDFTKLELKPDHANRPLWACADGRIFLETFSSLYKQAYDFLIAIAEPVCRPESMHEYNLTPHSLYAAVSVGLETETIISVLNKLSKTKLPREMIDFIHASTANYGKVKLVLKKNRYFVESPFPEVLKTLLRDEGIARARITPENSQGGEAFTISRTAGEIEGGHEELLNGAEFAAAAEEKETHSFEIDPSQVENVKQRCLPNALNFPMLEEYDFRNDTVNPDLNMELKPQAQPRPYQEKSLSKMFGNGRARSGIIVLPCGAGKSLVGVSAACRIKKSCLCLATNAVSVDQWAFQFKLWSTIRDDQISRFTSDNKEKFRGMAGVVVTTYNMVAFGGKRSEDSEKIIEEIRNREWGLLLMDEVHVVPAHMFRKVISITKSHCKLGLTATLVREDERITDLNFLIGPKLYEANWLDLVKGGFIANVQCAEVWCPMTKEFFAEYLKKENSKKKQALYVMNPNKFRACEFLIRFHEQQRGDKIIVFSDNLFALTAYAMKLRKPMIYGATSHQERTRILHAFKNSPDVNTIFLSKVGDNSIDIPEANVIIQISSHAGSRRQEAQRLGRILRAKGRLQDRMAGGKEEYNAFFYSLVSTDTQEMYYSTKRQQFLIDQGYSFKIITSLPPPDSGADLSYHSLDEQLDLLSKLLSAGDDAVGLEQLEEDQDGMALQKHRRYAISMSTLSGASGMVYMEYTTGKHKQGGQVKSKPKDPSKRHHLFKKRFQS; translated from the exons ATGGCTGGCGACG GAGAAAGGGGTCGGCCTAGCAAGAAGCTAAAGATCTCATCAAAG TCTCCCCAGATCGTCGAAGACGATGACATTGGACATTATGCCGACGATTTCGATGAAGATAGCCGAGAAG AGGAGAGGGATACCAAGAAGAGGGATTTTACCAAGCTGGAGCTGAAGCCGGATCATGCCAACCGCCCCCTCTGGGCCTGCGCCGATGGCCGCATCTTTCTCGagaccttctcttctctctaCAAACAAGCCTACGATTTCCTCATCGCGATCGCCGAGCCCGTTTGCAG GCCGGAATCGATGCATGAGTACAATTTGACGCCGCACTCTTTGTATGCTGCTGTCTCTGTTGGACTTGAGACGGAGACCATCATTAGTGTTCTTAATAAGTTATCAAAGACGAAGTTGCCCCGTGAGATGATTGATTTCATCCATGCTTCCACTGCCAATTATGGGAAAGTGAAGCTTGTGCTGAAGAAAAATCGGTATTTTGTGGAGTCACCTTTTCCGGAG GTGCTGAAGACGTTGCTTAGAGATGAAGGTATAGCACGGGCGCGGATTACTCCTGAG AATTCCCAAGGTGGTGAAGCTTTTACAATTAGCAGAACTGCGGGGGAGATAGAAGGGGGTCATGAAGAGTTGCTGAATGGAGCAGAATTCGCTGCTGCagctgaagaaaaagaaactcaTTCTTTTGAAATAGACCCAAGTCAG GTTGAGAACGTCAAGCAGCGCTGCTTACCAAATGCCTTGAATTTTCCAATGCTGGAGGAGTATGACTTTAGAAATGATACG GTGAATCCTGATTTGAATATGGAGTTGAAACCTCAAGCGCAACCAAGACCATATCAAGAGAAAAGTCTGAGTAAGATGTTTGGAAATG GGCGAGCAAGATCTGGCATCATTGTACTACCTTGTGGTGCTGGGAAGTCTCTAGTTGGTGTTTCTGCTGCTTGCAGGATAAAAAAAAGTTGCCTCTGCTTAGCTACCAATGCGGTTTCTGTCGATCAGTGGGCTTTCCAGTTCAAGCTTTGGTCCACTATAAGAGATGATCAGATCAGTCGCTTCACATCTGATAACAAGGAAAAGTTTCGTGGTATGGCTGGTGTAGTTGTGACCACTTATAACATGGTTGCTTTTGGTGGTAAACGATCTGAAGattctgaaaaaattattgAAGAAATACGGAATAGAGAATGGGGATTGCTTCTCATGGATGAG GTGCATGTTGTTCCTGCGCACATGTTTCGTAAGGTTATCAGCATCACGAAATCTCATTGCAAACTTGGGCTTACTG CAACACTTGTGAGAGAGGATGAGCGGATAACAGATTTGAATTTCCTTATTGGACCAAAACTGTATGAAGCTAACTGGTTGGATTTGGTAAAAGGAGGGTTTATTGCTAATGTTCAGTGTGCTGAAGTATGGTGTCCCATGACTAAGGAGTTCTTTGCAGAgtatttgaaaaaagaaaattcaaagaagAAACAG GCGCTTTATGTGATGAATCCAAATAAATTCAGGGCTTGTGAATTTCTAATTCGCTTTCATGAGCAGCAGCGTGGTGATAAGATAATTGTCTTTTCTGATAACCTTTTTGCGCTGACTGCATATGCAATGAAGCTCCGGAAACCTATGATATATGGTGCAACAAG CCACCAAGAGAGGACAAGAATTCTTCATGCATTCAAGAACAGCCCAGATGTCAATACAATCTTTTTATCTAAG GTTGGTGATAATTCAATTGATATTCCTGAGGCCAATGTAATAATACAGATATCATCTCATGCGGGGTCACGGCGTCAAGAAGCTCAACGTTTGGGCCGTATTCTTAGGGCAAAG GGTCGACTTCAAGATAGGATGGCAGGTGGAAAAGAAGAGTACAATGCTTTTTTCTATTCCCTTGTATCCACAGATACGCAG GAGATGTATTACTCTACTAAGAGACAGCAGTTTTTGATTGACCAAGGATATAGCTTTAAG ATTATCACCAGTTTGCCGCCGCCTGATTCTGGAGCTGATCTTAGCTATCACAGCCTTGATGAGCAACTTGACCTGCTAAGCAAA CTGCTGAGTGCAGGGGATGATGCAGTGGGTCTTGAGCAGCTGGAAGAAGATCAAGATGGCATGGCCCTTCAGAAACACCGACGCTATGCAATATCAATGAGCACTCTCTCAGGAGCAAGTGGGATGGTGTACATGGAGTACAC CACGGGGAAGCACAAGCAAGGCGGTCAGGTCAAAAGCAAACCGAAGGATCCCTCAAAGAGACATCATTTGTTTAAAAAGCGATTCCAAAGTTAA